The Flavobacterium sp. 123 genome contains a region encoding:
- a CDS encoding metallophosphoesterase has protein sequence MGFRFLFLFLILLAVEFYAFQALRTLIKVKSVLIAYQVISLFLLIFIIYSFMQFDRSVGQTKQTMFTMGLVLLVYIPKLVLTLVLLGEDIFRIGAGSLNFFITKNEDVAFFASRRKFVSQIGVGLAAVPFLSLIYGIFEGRYNYKVIKQRIFFPDLPDAFDGFKITQISDVHSGSFDNPEKIQYAIDLINQQQADMILFTGDIVNTAAKEMLPWIEMFNKIKNYEFGKFSVLGNHDYGEYVTWPTEAAKEENFQDIKNLYGQIGFKLLLNEHTFIEKEGSKIALVGVENWGHNFKQAGDLNKAAQHLSKEDFKILMSHDPSHWDYEVQHHEKNFHLTLSGHTHGMQFGIEIPGYFKWSLAQYVYKQWAGLYENLGRYVYVNRGFGYHAYPGRVGIMPEITVIELKKGANVA, from the coding sequence ATGGGTTTTAGATTTCTGTTTCTTTTCCTGATTCTTTTAGCGGTTGAATTTTATGCCTTTCAGGCTTTACGAACCTTGATAAAGGTAAAGTCAGTCTTGATAGCATATCAAGTTATCAGTTTGTTTCTGTTGATTTTTATTATTTATTCCTTTATGCAATTTGATCGCTCTGTGGGTCAAACAAAACAAACTATGTTTACTATGGGATTGGTACTTTTAGTGTATATTCCTAAACTAGTATTGACACTTGTTTTACTTGGAGAAGATATTTTTAGAATAGGTGCAGGCTCTCTGAATTTTTTTATTACCAAGAATGAAGATGTTGCATTTTTTGCTTCCAGAAGAAAATTTGTTAGTCAAATAGGTGTTGGATTAGCAGCAGTGCCGTTCTTGTCTTTAATTTATGGAATATTTGAAGGAAGGTATAACTATAAAGTAATCAAGCAGCGTATTTTTTTTCCAGATTTACCAGATGCATTTGATGGATTCAAAATTACTCAAATTTCAGATGTACATAGCGGTAGTTTTGATAATCCAGAGAAAATACAATATGCTATAGATTTAATAAATCAGCAACAAGCGGATATGATTTTATTTACAGGGGATATTGTAAATACTGCTGCAAAAGAAATGCTTCCTTGGATTGAAATGTTTAATAAAATAAAAAATTACGAATTCGGAAAATTCTCTGTTTTAGGAAACCATGATTACGGTGAGTATGTAACCTGGCCTACAGAAGCCGCTAAAGAAGAAAATTTTCAGGATATAAAAAATCTATACGGTCAAATAGGATTTAAATTATTGCTTAATGAACATACTTTTATCGAAAAAGAAGGTTCTAAGATCGCTTTAGTTGGTGTTGAAAATTGGGGCCATAATTTTAAACAAGCAGGTGATTTGAATAAAGCGGCCCAACATTTGAGTAAAGAAGATTTTAAAATTTTAATGTCACATGATCCATCTCATTGGGATTATGAAGTGCAACATCATGAAAAAAACTTTCATTTAACGTTATCAGGTCATACCCATGGAATGCAATTTGGGATAGAAATTCCAGGATATTTCAAATGGAGCTTAGCGCAATATGTGTACAAACAATGGGCAGGTTTATATGAAAATCTTGGTCGTTATGTCTATGTAAATAGAGGATTTGGATATCATGCGTACCCAGGAAGAGTAGGAATTATGCCAGAAATCACAGTCATTGAACTAAAAAAAGGTGCAAATGTGGCTTAA